A part of Amycolatopsis lurida genomic DNA contains:
- a CDS encoding alpha/beta fold hydrolase: MKYGHSVPRIPLPRTRSAKLTALAAVVVVLAAAAVVWTNSEPAPSAVRTQDTTLDLPETPGSSEIVKIDTTTYLPEQTPAPAVLLAHGFGGDKNSVTTEARELAEKGFVVLTWSARGFGRSTGKIALNDPDREVADAKKLIDGLAARPEVLKENGDPKVAVSGASYGGALSLLLAGTDKRVDAIAPVITYNDLAQGLFPNAAAPAAPNATTPAAGAFTADGVFKKSWAGIFFSAGSGAAQSGSPANDAPEAGDETSESGAAQGTGAAGAAAQSLPLGGQNGQRPPSGPADPCGRFTADVCQAYTELATTGKASQKTVDLLRRVSPASVTDQITVPTLLVQGESDTLFGLDQSDATARQITAAGGKVRTIWYTGGHDGGKPGQKLRAQIADFLKFSLTGQGTDPGTGFSYDIQGTLRANGAPSVRTVTAPAYPGATGDATERRQFTLAGPAQPVVRPAGGNPAAVSGIPGLNGAVAGSSRLSGLFSLDPPGQAAQFATPPLDAQTIAAGSSTVRLQISADPSTAAPQQEAVLFAKLYDVNSEGVRTLPANSVAPFRVSGLPADGSPVEVTVTLPGIVRPLEAGHTLRLVVATTDQAFATPVEPAVFRIGLADGGRLGVPVVPGNSVGAGAPTAQLLGIAGTLLAGIAITVIAAFRRRRAHDVDESLAKTPLVIEGLRKAYAGGFVAVKDLSFRVEPGQVLGLLGPNGAGKTTTLRMLMGLITPTAGTIRVFGHLIAPGAPVLSRIGSFVEGSGFLPHLSGKENLELYWASTGRPRDKAHFAEALEIAGLGDAVNRRVRTYSQGMRQRLAIAQAMLGLPELMVLDEPTNGLDPPQIHQMREVLQRYAATGRTVVVSSHLLAEVEQTCTHVVVMHRGMLVASGEVGELAASSGEATFRVDKPAEAAEALRKVGGVSGVDVDGELVHADLDGLARAEAVAVLVRAGVAVEQAGPRRRLEDAFLQLVGEDSKGE; this comes from the coding sequence GTGAAATACGGTCATTCCGTGCCCCGAATCCCGCTCCCTCGCACGCGAAGCGCGAAGCTCACCGCGCTCGCCGCGGTCGTGGTGGTCCTGGCCGCCGCGGCCGTCGTGTGGACGAACAGCGAACCCGCCCCGTCCGCGGTCAGAACCCAGGACACGACCCTCGACCTGCCCGAAACCCCGGGCTCGTCCGAGATCGTGAAGATCGACACGACCACGTACCTGCCCGAACAGACCCCGGCTCCGGCCGTTCTGCTCGCCCACGGTTTCGGCGGGGACAAGAACAGTGTCACCACCGAAGCCCGCGAACTCGCCGAAAAGGGCTTCGTCGTGCTGACCTGGTCCGCGCGCGGTTTCGGCCGCAGCACCGGGAAGATCGCGCTGAACGACCCCGACCGCGAGGTCGCCGACGCCAAGAAGCTGATCGACGGCCTGGCCGCGCGCCCCGAGGTCCTCAAAGAGAACGGCGACCCGAAGGTGGCCGTGTCCGGCGCTTCCTACGGTGGCGCGCTTTCGCTGCTGCTCGCCGGGACCGACAAGCGGGTCGACGCGATCGCGCCGGTGATCACCTACAACGACCTCGCCCAAGGCCTCTTCCCGAACGCCGCCGCTCCGGCCGCGCCGAACGCCACGACTCCGGCCGCCGGCGCGTTCACCGCGGACGGCGTCTTCAAGAAGTCGTGGGCGGGCATCTTCTTCTCCGCCGGTTCCGGCGCCGCGCAGAGCGGCTCCCCCGCCAACGACGCACCCGAAGCGGGTGACGAGACGAGCGAATCAGGCGCGGCGCAGGGCACCGGCGCGGCGGGTGCCGCGGCGCAGTCGCTGCCGCTCGGTGGCCAGAACGGGCAGCGGCCACCGTCCGGCCCTGCCGACCCTTGTGGACGGTTCACCGCGGACGTCTGCCAGGCCTACACCGAGCTCGCCACCACGGGGAAGGCGAGCCAGAAGACGGTCGACCTGCTCCGCCGGGTCTCCCCCGCGTCCGTGACGGACCAGATCACCGTGCCGACCCTGCTGGTACAGGGCGAAAGTGACACGCTGTTCGGCTTGGACCAGTCCGACGCGACCGCCCGGCAGATCACCGCGGCGGGCGGCAAGGTCCGCACGATCTGGTACACCGGCGGCCACGACGGCGGGAAGCCCGGGCAGAAACTGCGCGCGCAGATCGCCGACTTCCTCAAGTTCTCCCTCACCGGGCAGGGCACCGATCCCGGCACCGGGTTCAGCTACGACATCCAGGGCACCCTGCGGGCCAACGGCGCGCCTTCGGTCCGGACCGTGACCGCACCGGCGTACCCGGGAGCGACCGGGGACGCCACCGAACGGCGGCAGTTCACCTTGGCGGGCCCGGCCCAGCCGGTCGTGCGCCCCGCCGGTGGCAATCCCGCCGCGGTGAGCGGGATCCCCGGTCTGAACGGAGCGGTGGCGGGTTCGTCCCGCCTGTCCGGACTGTTCAGCCTGGACCCGCCGGGGCAGGCCGCGCAATTCGCGACACCGCCGCTCGACGCGCAGACGATCGCGGCCGGTTCGTCGACGGTCCGGCTCCAGATTTCGGCCGACCCCTCCACCGCAGCTCCTCAGCAGGAAGCCGTCCTGTTCGCGAAGCTCTACGACGTCAACTCGGAAGGTGTCCGCACGCTTCCGGCCAACTCCGTCGCCCCCTTCCGGGTCTCCGGTCTGCCCGCCGACGGCAGCCCGGTCGAGGTGACGGTGACCCTGCCGGGCATCGTGCGGCCCTTGGAAGCGGGGCACACACTGCGGCTGGTGGTCGCCACGACGGACCAGGCGTTCGCGACGCCGGTGGAGCCCGCCGTGTTCCGCATCGGACTGGCGGACGGCGGGCGGCTCGGCGTGCCGGTCGTCCCCGGTAACTCGGTCGGCGCGGGCGCGCCCACCGCGCAGCTGCTCGGGATCGCCGGAACGCTGCTCGCGGGGATCGCGATCACCGTGATCGCCGCGTTCCGCCGCCGCCGTGCCCACGACGTCGACGAGAGCCTGGCGAAGACCCCGCTGGTGATCGAAGGTCTGCGCAAGGCCTACGCGGGCGGGTTCGTCGCGGTGAAGGATCTGTCGTTCCGGGTCGAACCCGGTCAGGTGCTCGGGCTGCTCGGGCCCAACGGCGCGGGCAAGACGACGACCCTTCGCATGCTGATGGGGCTCATCACGCCGACCGCGGGCACCATCCGCGTGTTCGGCCATCTGATCGCGCCCGGCGCGCCGGTGCTGTCCCGGATCGGGTCCTTTGTGGAGGGTTCCGGCTTCCTGCCGCATCTGTCCGGCAAGGAGAACCTGGAGCTGTACTGGGCGAGCACGGGCCGCCCGAGGGACAAGGCGCATTTCGCCGAGGCACTGGAGATCGCCGGGCTCGGCGACGCGGTGAACCGGCGGGTCCGCACCTACAGCCAGGGCATGCGGCAACGGCTCGCGATCGCGCAGGCGATGCTCGGCCTGCCGGAGCTCATGGTGCTCGACGAACCGACCAACGGGCTCGACCCGCCTCAGATCCACCAGATGCGTGAGGTGCTCCAGCGCTACGCGGCGACCGGGCGCACCGTGGTGGTGTCGAGCCACCTGCTGGCCGAGGTCGAGCAGACCTGTACGCACGTGGTCGTGATGCACCGCGGCATGCTGGTCGCCTCGGGCGAGGTCGGCGAGCTGGCCGCGTCCAGTGGCGAGGCGACGTTCCGCGTCGACAAGCCCGCCGAAGCGGCCGAAGCGCTGCGGAAGGTTGGCGGCGTTTCCGGCGTCGACGTCGACGGGGAGCTGGTCCACGCGGATCTCGACGGTCTCGCGCGTGCCGAGGCGGTCGCCGTCCTGGTGCGGGCCGGGGTCGCGGTCGAGCAGGCCGGGCCGCGGCGCCGTCTGGAAGACGCGTTCCTGCAGCTGGTCGGAGAGGACTCGAAGGGTGAGTAA
- a CDS encoding TerC family protein, translating to MSVPLWLWIATVGGLLALIALDLVIVDRKPHEVTTGEAARWVVFYIAVAIAFGVGVWVFAGHDYGVQFFTGYITEYSLSVDNLFIFMIIMTSFKVPAIHQHRVLLIGILLALAMRSVFIAVGAALIAQFVWVFFLFGAVLVWTAISMVRNKDEEEEYEENALTRWVRKLFPVTDEWHGHKSFVKKDGKRWITPMFLVIVAIGSADLLFAVDSIPAIFGITQEAFLVFTANAFALMGLRQLYFLLGGLVTKLVYLSYGLAVILAFIGAKLFLHALHEYHVVPDWLDINNWVSLGVIVVVLTVTTVASLAKAKKLEAAERESSISS from the coding sequence ATGTCTGTTCCCCTGTGGCTGTGGATCGCCACGGTCGGTGGCCTGCTCGCGCTCATCGCGCTGGACCTGGTCATCGTCGATCGCAAGCCGCATGAGGTCACCACCGGCGAAGCCGCCCGGTGGGTCGTCTTCTACATCGCCGTGGCCATCGCGTTCGGCGTCGGCGTCTGGGTCTTCGCCGGGCACGACTACGGTGTCCAGTTCTTCACCGGTTACATCACCGAGTACTCGCTGAGCGTCGACAACCTGTTCATCTTCATGATCATCATGACGTCGTTCAAGGTGCCCGCGATCCACCAGCACCGGGTGCTGCTGATCGGCATCCTGCTCGCGCTCGCCATGCGCAGCGTGTTCATCGCCGTGGGTGCCGCGCTGATCGCGCAGTTCGTCTGGGTCTTCTTCCTCTTCGGCGCCGTCCTCGTCTGGACCGCGATCAGCATGGTCCGCAACAAGGACGAAGAAGAGGAATACGAGGAGAACGCGCTCACCCGCTGGGTGCGCAAGCTCTTCCCGGTCACCGACGAGTGGCACGGCCACAAGTCCTTCGTGAAGAAGGACGGCAAGCGCTGGATCACCCCGATGTTCCTGGTGATCGTCGCGATCGGCAGCGCGGACCTGCTGTTCGCCGTCGACTCGATCCCCGCGATCTTCGGTATCACGCAGGAGGCCTTCCTGGTCTTCACCGCCAACGCGTTCGCGCTGATGGGCCTGCGCCAGCTGTACTTCCTGCTCGGTGGCCTCGTCACCAAGCTGGTGTACCTGTCCTACGGCCTCGCGGTGATCCTCGCCTTCATCGGCGCCAAGCTGTTCCTGCACGCGCTGCACGAGTACCACGTCGTCCCCGACTGGCTGGACATCAACAACTGGGTCTCCCTGGGCGTCATCGTGGTGGTCCTGACCGTGACGACGGTGGCCAGCCTCGCGAAGGCGAAGAAGCTGGAAGCCGCTGAGCGGGAATCTTCGATCAGTAGTTAG
- a CDS encoding S9 family peptidase, whose product MRPVDIEALTVPGILALRGDLLLTAVSRPDLKSNSYRGALRRVDPGGGGESAWTHGTKDSAPAISPDGRWVAFLRTGEGSGRAAKPQVHVMPAAGGDAKGITDLPLGAGAPVWGPDSRRIAFVARVPEPGRYGTENADGETPEPGEEAPRHITNLFYRVDDVGFLNDRPQRLFVVDAVAALGEESPAELTPLTDDRADVDHPSWTADGEQVLFTGPRDWAAEDTVRTDVYAVPSGGGEPRLLVRTLGTADRPVVAPDGSILFYGNEFPGLEDVARNTGLWQAPWPSGDEPSSPRRLTDVETVDCDNAAGAPVVVGDEVLVVVSTRGAAELRAVPLDAELAELKSLRHLMGERAAVKSFAVDGERIVAVVGTPESSGDVVLLADGEPHVLTDYSKALRDTGILPLEELNATAPDGYPVHGWVVRPAGDGPHPVVLMVHGGPFAAYEWKVFDEAQVLAAAGYAVVLGNPRGSAGYGESHGRSIVHGLGTVDADDLLALLDEALELPNLDGDRVGVMGGSYGGFMTSWLAAHHGGRFRAAWSERAVNAWDSFVGSSDIGWFFAGGYAGDDVEEQRKRSPLTYAGKIDIPFMVAHSEQDWRCPLEQAQRMYVALQQNGVAAEFLLFPGEGHELTRSGLPRHRVQRFDAVLEWWGRHL is encoded by the coding sequence GTGCGTCCCGTTGACATCGAAGCCCTGACGGTCCCCGGCATCCTCGCGCTGCGCGGCGACCTGCTGCTCACCGCGGTGAGTAGGCCTGATCTGAAGTCGAACAGCTACCGCGGAGCCCTGCGCAGGGTCGATCCGGGTGGCGGCGGAGAGAGCGCCTGGACCCACGGGACCAAAGACTCCGCCCCCGCCATCTCGCCGGACGGCCGATGGGTCGCGTTCCTCCGGACGGGCGAAGGCTCCGGGCGCGCGGCCAAGCCACAGGTGCACGTGATGCCCGCGGCCGGCGGCGACGCGAAGGGGATCACCGATCTGCCTCTCGGCGCGGGCGCCCCGGTCTGGGGACCCGATTCCCGGCGAATCGCGTTCGTCGCCCGCGTGCCCGAGCCGGGCCGCTACGGCACCGAGAACGCGGACGGTGAAACGCCGGAGCCGGGTGAGGAAGCGCCGCGGCACATCACGAACCTCTTCTACCGCGTCGACGACGTGGGTTTCCTCAACGACCGTCCACAGCGTCTGTTCGTCGTGGACGCGGTCGCCGCGCTGGGCGAGGAGTCGCCTGCCGAGCTCACGCCCCTGACCGACGACCGGGCCGACGTCGACCATCCCTCGTGGACGGCCGACGGTGAGCAGGTCCTGTTCACCGGTCCGCGTGACTGGGCCGCCGAGGACACCGTCCGTACGGATGTCTACGCCGTGCCCTCGGGCGGTGGCGAACCCCGGCTTCTGGTCCGGACCCTGGGCACCGCGGACCGGCCGGTCGTCGCTCCGGACGGTTCGATCCTGTTCTACGGCAACGAATTCCCCGGTCTGGAGGACGTCGCCCGCAACACCGGCCTCTGGCAGGCGCCGTGGCCCTCCGGTGACGAGCCCTCGTCCCCGCGCCGGCTGACCGACGTCGAGACGGTGGACTGCGACAACGCCGCCGGCGCTCCGGTCGTCGTCGGCGACGAGGTCCTAGTCGTGGTCAGTACTCGCGGTGCCGCCGAGCTGCGTGCCGTTCCCCTCGACGCCGAACTGGCCGAACTGAAGTCGCTGCGCCACCTGATGGGGGAGCGCGCCGCGGTGAAGTCGTTCGCCGTCGACGGCGAACGGATCGTCGCGGTGGTCGGGACACCCGAGAGTTCCGGTGACGTCGTGCTGCTCGCGGACGGGGAGCCGCACGTCCTCACCGACTACTCGAAGGCGTTGCGGGACACCGGGATCCTGCCGCTGGAGGAACTGAACGCGACCGCTCCGGACGGCTACCCGGTCCACGGCTGGGTCGTCCGGCCCGCCGGAGACGGCCCGCATCCCGTGGTCCTGATGGTCCACGGTGGACCGTTCGCGGCGTACGAATGGAAGGTCTTCGACGAGGCGCAGGTGCTCGCCGCCGCGGGATACGCCGTCGTCCTCGGCAACCCGCGCGGTTCCGCCGGCTACGGCGAAAGCCACGGCCGGAGCATCGTCCACGGCCTCGGCACCGTGGACGCGGACGATCTGCTGGCACTGCTGGACGAAGCGCTCGAGCTGCCGAATCTGGACGGCGACCGGGTCGGCGTGATGGGCGGTTCGTACGGCGGCTTCATGACCAGCTGGCTCGCCGCGCACCACGGCGGCCGGTTCCGCGCCGCGTGGAGCGAGCGCGCCGTCAACGCCTGGGACTCGTTCGTCGGCAGTTCCGACATCGGCTGGTTCTTCGCCGGGGGTTACGCCGGTGACGACGTCGAAGAGCAGCGCAAGCGCAGCCCGCTGACGTACGCGGGGAAGATCGACATCCCGTTCATGGTCGCGCACTCCGAGCAGGACTGGCGTTGCCCGCTGGAGCAGGCGCAGCGGATGTACGTGGCACTGCAGCAGAACGGCGTCGCGGCCGAATTCCTGCTGTTCCCCGGGGAGGGGCACGAACTCACGCGTTCCGGGCTGCCGCGGCACCGGGTGCAGCGGTTCGACGCCGTACTGGAGTGGTGGGGCCGCCACCTCTGA
- a CDS encoding RES family NAD+ phosphorylase, with translation MARLPLPPARSVLVKELHRTNDVVTVHPGTRLVRIFTAHGNHPQQWNSFRYSGPLPHGRFDPQTPGRGGRPVTDPGNGVLYFGLTVRTSIAEVFQTTSTVDRKSRGPRLVVVRPTRTLRLLDLAGLWPTRVGASQEISSGPKKITQAWARAIRAAFGDLDGVWYRSSMDSGGPALALWDPPAGNSLPVAPDVLLPLDHPGLDVPLGRVCEELNYTLLS, from the coding sequence ATGGCCCGGCTCCCCCTGCCGCCCGCACGCTCTGTCCTGGTCAAGGAGCTGCACCGCACCAACGACGTGGTGACGGTGCACCCCGGCACCAGGCTGGTCAGGATCTTCACCGCGCACGGCAATCACCCCCAGCAGTGGAACTCGTTCCGCTACAGCGGCCCGCTCCCGCACGGCCGGTTCGACCCGCAGACCCCCGGTCGCGGCGGTCGCCCGGTCACCGACCCCGGGAACGGCGTCCTGTACTTCGGTCTCACCGTGCGCACCAGCATCGCGGAGGTCTTCCAGACCACGTCGACGGTCGACCGCAAGTCCCGCGGCCCGCGCCTGGTCGTCGTCCGGCCGACCCGGACGCTGCGGCTGCTCGACCTCGCCGGCCTCTGGCCGACCCGGGTCGGCGCCTCGCAGGAGATCTCCAGCGGCCCGAAGAAGATCACCCAGGCCTGGGCCCGCGCCATCCGCGCCGCCTTCGGCGACCTCGACGGCGTCTGGTACCGGTCGTCCATGGACTCCGGCGGCCCCGCGCTCGCGCTGTGGGACCCGCCCGCCGGGAACTCGCTGCCGGTCGCGCCGGACGTGCTGCTCCCGCTGGACCATCCGGGGCTCGACGTCCCGCTGGGCCGGGTGTGCGAAGAACTGAACTACACGCTGCTCAGCTGA
- a CDS encoding LacI family DNA-binding transcriptional regulator → MATINDVAAKAGVSTATVSRTLNGKSTVDPVLAARVQAAAAELGYHPNGLARNLRRQETAVLALIISDVENPFFTAIARGVEDIAQTAGYSVVLCNADDNEEKERRYIDVALQERVAGVVLSPTGRATNVDRLTERGTPVVAVDRPLLKNTGDQVLVDTRLAARDATQHLLDGGYRRVACVSGPPGVRTAEDRLAGYTDAVGEENALTRRAEFRAEGGRLAALSLLDEPEPPDALLVGNSTMTIGVLEALAARGLRSGQDVGIVSFDDAPWTTLIDPPLTVVAQPANEVGRVAAELLLARISDSTRKATTTTLQAKLIVRRSSRRD, encoded by the coding sequence GTGGCCACCATCAACGACGTGGCGGCGAAGGCCGGGGTTTCGACGGCGACCGTGTCGAGAACGCTCAACGGGAAGTCCACTGTGGACCCGGTGCTCGCGGCACGGGTGCAGGCCGCCGCGGCCGAATTGGGATACCACCCGAACGGGCTCGCGAGGAATCTGCGCCGTCAGGAGACCGCGGTACTCGCGCTCATCATCTCCGACGTGGAGAACCCCTTCTTCACCGCGATCGCCCGCGGCGTGGAGGACATCGCGCAGACCGCGGGCTATTCGGTGGTGCTGTGCAACGCCGACGACAACGAGGAGAAGGAGCGGCGCTACATAGACGTCGCGCTCCAGGAACGGGTCGCCGGCGTGGTGCTCTCCCCCACCGGCCGGGCCACCAACGTCGACCGGCTGACCGAACGCGGCACCCCCGTGGTCGCCGTCGACCGGCCGCTGCTGAAGAACACCGGCGACCAGGTGCTGGTCGACACCCGGCTCGCCGCCCGCGACGCCACCCAGCACCTTCTCGACGGCGGATACCGGCGGGTCGCCTGCGTCAGCGGACCGCCCGGGGTACGCACGGCGGAAGACCGGCTGGCCGGCTACACGGATGCCGTCGGCGAGGAGAACGCGCTCACCCGGCGGGCGGAATTCCGCGCCGAGGGCGGCAGGCTCGCCGCGCTCAGCCTGCTCGACGAGCCGGAGCCGCCGGACGCGCTGCTGGTCGGCAACAGCACGATGACGATCGGCGTCCTGGAGGCCTTGGCCGCGCGCGGTCTGCGATCGGGACAGGACGTGGGGATCGTGTCGTTCGACGACGCGCCGTGGACGACGCTGATCGACCCGCCGCTGACGGTGGTCGCCCAGCCCGCGAACGAGGTGGGCAGGGTCGCCGCCGAGCTGCTGCTCGCGCGGATCAGCGACAGCACGCGCAAGGCCACGACGACCACACTTCAGGCGAAGCTGATCGTGCGCCGGAGCTCACGACGCGACTGA
- a CDS encoding FGGY-family carbohydrate kinase, producing the protein MREPGLVLGVDIGTSSSKGVLVDSRGAVVARASRPHDTSRPHPGWFEHDAETVWWQDFVALARELAGDHPIIGVSVSGIGPVLLPADGSGRPLRPAILYGVDTRAYDEIRELNRQFGEESIVERGGSALGSQAVGPKWRWLAKNEPDVFERAKLFLMASSFLVLRLTGEYVLDHHSASQCDPMYDLREARWAPDRVAAIAPGIELPRLAWPTEVVGSVTAEAAAETGLPQGIPVTAGTVDAWAEATSVGVTAPRDTMLMYGTTMFLIQMLADPRPGRGLWTTRGAFPGSYSLAAGMATSGAITEWLRDLVGGEFGELAAAAAEVPAGSRGLLMLPYFAGERTPVPDPDARGIIAGLTTSHDRADLYRAALEGTAYGVRHNLEAMREAGGGTGRIVAVGGGTQGGVWTRIVSDVARIDQEIPAETIGAAFGDAVLASVALGREPDIEAWNPVAEIVRPGADADVYDEFYPHYRDLYRSTVDIAHFLARKNSLAFMPESSRQSRLR; encoded by the coding sequence GTGCGGGAACCGGGCCTGGTGCTCGGCGTCGACATCGGCACCTCGAGTTCCAAAGGTGTCCTCGTCGATTCCCGGGGCGCCGTGGTGGCACGGGCATCCCGCCCGCACGACACTTCCCGGCCGCATCCCGGCTGGTTCGAGCACGACGCGGAAACCGTGTGGTGGCAGGACTTCGTGGCGCTGGCAAGGGAACTCGCCGGGGATCATCCCATCATCGGAGTGTCGGTCAGCGGGATCGGGCCGGTGCTGTTGCCCGCCGACGGTTCCGGGAGACCCCTGCGTCCGGCGATCCTTTACGGTGTCGACACCCGCGCATACGACGAAATCCGGGAATTGAATCGGCAATTCGGCGAAGAATCCATTGTGGAACGAGGCGGGAGCGCGCTCGGCTCACAGGCCGTGGGACCGAAATGGCGCTGGCTGGCCAAGAACGAGCCGGATGTCTTCGAGCGGGCGAAGCTCTTCCTGATGGCGAGTTCGTTCCTCGTGCTGCGACTGACCGGCGAATACGTCCTCGATCATCATTCGGCGAGCCAGTGCGATCCGATGTACGACCTGCGCGAGGCCCGCTGGGCGCCGGACCGCGTCGCCGCGATCGCTCCCGGCATCGAGTTGCCGAGGCTCGCGTGGCCGACCGAGGTGGTCGGCTCGGTGACCGCCGAAGCGGCCGCGGAAACCGGCCTGCCGCAAGGGATTCCGGTCACGGCGGGGACGGTGGACGCCTGGGCCGAGGCGACCAGCGTCGGGGTGACCGCGCCCAGGGACACCATGCTCATGTACGGCACCACGATGTTCCTGATCCAGATGCTCGCCGATCCCCGCCCCGGGCGGGGGCTGTGGACGACCCGCGGTGCCTTTCCCGGCAGCTATTCGCTGGCCGCGGGGATGGCCACGTCCGGCGCCATCACCGAGTGGCTGCGGGATCTCGTCGGCGGCGAATTCGGGGAATTGGCCGCGGCCGCGGCCGAGGTCCCGGCGGGCAGCCGCGGTCTGCTGATGCTGCCGTACTTCGCGGGAGAACGGACACCGGTGCCGGATCCGGACGCGAGAGGGATCATCGCCGGGCTCACCACTTCCCACGATCGTGCCGATCTGTACCGCGCGGCGCTGGAAGGCACGGCGTACGGCGTGCGGCACAACCTCGAAGCCATGCGGGAGGCCGGTGGCGGTACCGGCCGGATCGTCGCCGTCGGTGGCGGGACGCAGGGCGGGGTGTGGACTCGGATCGTCAGCGACGTCGCGCGGATCGACCAGGAGATCCCCGCGGAGACCATCGGTGCCGCGTTCGGAGATGCCGTTCTCGCCTCGGTCGCCCTGGGAAGGGAACCGGATATCGAAGCCTGGAACCCCGTCGCCGAAATCGTCCGCCCCGGCGCGGACGCCGACGTCTACGACGAGTTCTATCCGCACTACCGTGACCTGTACCGGTCCACTGTGGACATCGCTCACTTCCTGGCGCGGAAGAACTCGCTCGCTTTCATGCCGGAGAGCTCCCGGCAATCCCGGCTCAGATGA
- a CDS encoding helix-turn-helix domain-containing protein — MASVYRETKAPGGPAGVVRCLWEDTGTAPKRIVPDGCVDLVESGGEVFIAGPDTAPWTWETGEQARGVRFAPGRAGDVLGLGADELRDQRVPLGDLWGREGELLAERVLSGAASLADVVERRGAGRADREVSELIARLDRGVPRVSAALKRFTIGERQLRRRFTFAVGYGPATYLRVARFQRAVGLASTATDLASLAFSAGYADQAHLSRDCRELSGMKASEFFRARK; from the coding sequence ATGGCAAGCGTGTATCGGGAGACGAAGGCGCCCGGCGGGCCGGCCGGGGTGGTGCGCTGCCTGTGGGAGGACACGGGCACGGCGCCGAAGCGGATCGTGCCCGACGGCTGCGTGGATCTGGTGGAGAGCGGCGGCGAGGTCTTCATAGCCGGGCCGGACACGGCGCCCTGGACCTGGGAGACCGGCGAGCAGGCGCGAGGCGTGCGGTTCGCCCCCGGCAGAGCGGGTGACGTCCTGGGCCTGGGCGCCGACGAGTTACGCGATCAGCGTGTCCCCCTCGGCGACCTCTGGGGCAGGGAGGGCGAACTGCTGGCCGAGCGCGTGCTCTCCGGCGCCGCTTCGCTGGCCGACGTCGTCGAGCGGCGCGGAGCCGGACGAGCCGACCGGGAGGTTTCGGAGCTCATCGCCAGGCTGGACCGCGGCGTGCCCCGGGTTTCCGCCGCGCTGAAGCGGTTCACCATCGGGGAGCGGCAGTTGCGGAGGCGGTTCACCTTCGCGGTCGGCTACGGCCCGGCCACGTACCTGCGGGTCGCCCGGTTCCAGCGCGCCGTCGGCCTCGCGAGTACGGCGACGGATCTCGCCTCGCTGGCGTTTTCGGCGGGTTACGCCGATCAGGCTCATCTGAGCCGGGATTGCCGGGAGCTCTCCGGCATGAAAGCGAGCGAGTTCTTCCGCGCCAGGAAGTGA
- a CDS encoding NUDIX hydrolase, with protein MSVAEIDSLAWIHVRDRRLLSVRTEGKAKFYLPGGKREPGEGDVAGLCREIREELGIELDPPSFRFFAVLNEQADGYADGRRVRMTCYTADHRGEPAPGREIAESAWLSSADAHLCPPAGRRMLGMLADAGLVD; from the coding sequence GTGTCCGTAGCAGAGATCGATTCACTGGCCTGGATCCACGTCCGCGACCGCCGTCTGCTGTCGGTGCGGACCGAGGGGAAGGCCAAGTTCTACCTGCCTGGAGGCAAGCGCGAACCCGGCGAGGGCGACGTCGCCGGGCTGTGCCGGGAGATCAGGGAGGAACTCGGCATCGAGCTCGACCCGCCGAGCTTCCGCTTCTTCGCGGTGCTGAACGAGCAAGCCGATGGTTACGCGGACGGCCGCCGCGTCCGCATGACCTGTTACACCGCCGACCATCGCGGGGAACCCGCGCCCGGGCGCGAGATCGCGGAGTCCGCCTGGCTGTCGTCGGCCGACGCGCACCTCTGCCCGCCGGCGGGCAGGCGGATGCTCGGGATGCTCGCCGATGCGGGTCTCGTCGACTAG
- a CDS encoding MmpS family transport accessory protein, whose protein sequence is MGVPTATPPASAPEQGAPGRLKPLGTVVVVLGVMAVAVTLTSYVLPKASRPVQSPPAPQVEQAAAAVRTVIHSVVYELSGAEGAQNVTYVAQGSELMQKTEVTVPWSTAFERTSQEGRDEFYSLSAQGSGSGALRCRILVDGEVVSDRTAPAAGAPVTCTA, encoded by the coding sequence ATGGGTGTTCCCACCGCGACCCCTCCGGCATCGGCGCCGGAACAGGGTGCCCCCGGCAGGCTGAAGCCGCTGGGGACCGTCGTGGTCGTGCTGGGTGTGATGGCCGTCGCCGTCACCCTGACCAGTTACGTGCTGCCGAAGGCCTCCAGGCCCGTGCAGAGCCCGCCCGCGCCGCAGGTCGAACAAGCGGCGGCCGCCGTGCGCACCGTGATCCACTCCGTCGTCTACGAGCTTTCCGGCGCGGAGGGCGCCCAGAACGTCACCTACGTCGCGCAGGGTTCGGAACTCATGCAGAAGACCGAAGTGACGGTGCCGTGGAGCACCGCCTTCGAGCGCACGAGCCAGGAAGGCCGCGACGAGTTCTACAGCCTGTCCGCGCAGGGTTCGGGTAGCGGCGCGCTGCGGTGCCGGATCCTCGTCGACGGTGAGGTCGTCAGCGACCGCACCGCCCCCGCCGCGGGCGCGCCGGTGACCTGCACGGCCTAG